Proteins encoded in a region of the Quercus lobata isolate SW786 chromosome 8, ValleyOak3.0 Primary Assembly, whole genome shotgun sequence genome:
- the LOC115956280 gene encoding exopolygalacturonase-like → MVFNVMNYGAVADGNTDNSKVFEYVFNKACQSEGINLVLIPRGTYMLWPIMLKGPCKGQVEFQIKGTLKAPTDKASTVNVYYWIAFQYIDQLILTGGGKLDGQGLAAWNVYSCNVDPNCKALPILHIIHIVCFFQSLRLDFVTNSRISHLSSINSKSAHVNVFACEHVRFDHIHIIAPKDSPNTDGIHIGSSSNIDIFNSIIATGDDCVSLSPGSKDINIQDVKCGPGHGISVGSLGGVPNEEDVSGLTVTHSTFIGTQNGLRVKTWAMPYSNNVFNLTFENIIMENVDNPIIIDQQYCPLRNCKKGDSQVQIRDVKFRNITGTSSSKIAVAFDCSKSKPCENIELNNINLTYNGAGGPATSLCSNAKGIVIGQQQPPSCIYHSSQHLY, encoded by the exons ATGGTTTTTAATGTGATGAACTATGGTGCTGTTGCCGATGGAAATACTGATAACAGTAAG GTTTTTGAATATGTATTTAACAAAGCATGTCAATCTGAAGGGATAAATCTTGTATTAATCCCACGAGGAACATATATGTTGTGGCCTATAATGTTGAAAGGGCCTTGCAAGGGTCAAGTGGAATTTCAAATCAAAGGGACCCTGAAGGCTCCTACAGATAAAGCATCTACAGTTAATGTTTATTATTGGATCGCCTTCCAATACATAGACCAGTTGATCCTCACGGGTGGTGGGAAATTGGATGGACAAGGTCTCGCTGCTTGGAATGTGTATTCTTGCAATGTAGATCCAAACTGCAAAGCTCTTCCCATT TTACATATTATTCACATTGTGTGTTTCTTTCAGTCTTTGAGATTAGATTTTGTCACCAATTCAAGAATCAGTCACCTATCTTCAATCAACAGCAAAAGTGCCCATGTGAACGTTTTCGCATGCGAACATGTGAGATTTGATCACATCCATATAATAGCACCCAAAGATAGCCCCAATACCGATGGAATACACATTGGTTCATCTAGTAATATTGATATCTTCAATTCAATTATAGCCACCGGAGATGATTGTGTATCGCTGAGTCCTGGATCCAAAGACATAAACATTCAGGACGTTAAGTGTGGCCCGGGCCATGGAATTAGCGTTGGAAGTCTTGGCGGGGTACCAAATGAAGAAGATGTTAGTGGATTAACGGTGACACATTCCACCTTTATTGGCACTCAAAATGGCTTGAGGGTTAAAACATGGGCTATGCCTTACTCAAACAATGTTTTCAATCTTACCTTTGAAAATATCATAATGGAGAATGTCGACAACCCCATCATCATTGATCAACAATATTGTCCACTTCGGAATTGTAAAAAG GGTGATTCCCAAGTTCAAATTCGCGATGTTAAGTTCAGAAACATTACGGGCACCTctagctcaaaaattgcagttgCTTTTGATTGTAGCAAAAGCAAACCTTGTGAGAATATTGAGCTCAACAACATCAACCTAACTTACAATGGTGCTGGAGGACCTGCGACATCGTTATGTTCTAATGCCAAAGGTATTGTTATTGGTCAACAACAACCCCCATCGTGCATATATCACTCCTCGCAGCACCTTTATTAA
- the LOC115954687 gene encoding pirin-like protein, translated as MHDQKESCNLLKEPRLVVRKFLARPQHEGLGAIVRRSIGRFELKYFDPFLVLDEFSVTAPAGFPDHPHRGFETVTYMLQGSFTHEDFEGHKGTIGAGDLQWMTAGRGIVHSEMPAAQGTQKGLQLWINLSSKHKMIEPRYQEILSKDVAEAIKDGIKVRVIAGEALGTKSPIYTRTPTMYLDFTLKPGAHLQQPIPISWNAFIYVLEGEGIFGNTKSSPTAAHHLLLLGTGDGLEVWNKSSKPLRFILVGGEPLGEPLVQFGPFVMNTQEEIDQTIDDFENYVNGFEKARHWRSESNLSLDY; from the exons atgcatgaccAGAAAGAAAGTTGTAATCTTCTCAAAGAACCTCGTCTTGTGGTGAGGAAATTCTTAGCCAGACCACAACATGAGGGACTTGGGGCCATTGTTAGAAGGAGCATAGGAAG gtttGAGCTGAAATACTTTGATCCTTTTCTTGTACTCGATGAATTCTCAG TTACTGCTCCAGCTGGATTTCCTGATCATCCACATAGAG GGTTTGAGACAGTGACCTACATGTTGCAG GGATCATTCACACATGAAGATTTTGAGGGGCACAAAGGGACAATAGGAGCCGGTGACTTGCAATGGATGACTGCAGGAAGAGGTATTGTTCACTCAGAAATGCCTGCCGCCCAGGGAACCCAAAAGGGCCTACAGTTGTGGATCAACCTATCCTCCAAGCATAAAAT GATTGAACCAAGGTATCAAGAAATTCTGAGCAAGGATGTTGCTGAAGCCATCAAAGATGGGATTAAGGTTAGAGTTATAGCGGGCGAGGCCTTGGGAACTAAATCACCAATCTACACTAGGACCCCAACTATGTACTTGGACTTCACTCTCAAACCAGGGGCTCACCTTCAACAACCAATACCAATATCATGGAATGCCTTTATCTATGTCTTGGAAGGTGAAGGTATCTTTGGCAATACAAAATCTTCACCCACCGCAGCTCACCACCTTCTTCTGCTAGGAACTGGGGATGGCTTGGAGGTATGGAACAAGTCCTCCAAACCTCTCAGATTCATTCTAGTTGGGGGTGAACCATTAGGTGAGCCACTAGTGCAGTTTGGACCCTTTGTGATGAACACACAAGAAGAGATTGACCAAACcattgatgattttgagaattACGTTAATGGATTTGAGAAAGCCAGGCATTGGAGATCAGAAAGCAACCTTAGTCTTGATTATTAG
- the LOC115956281 gene encoding pirin-like protein: MVEVVAGIHTPPLQLTKIDQDIRADEELQDVENLLGMVGHSEEEAYKLTGCDASIRFTVTNGEWKGSFTHEDFEGHRGTIGAGDLQWMTAGRGIVHSEMPAAQGTQKGLQLWINLSPKHKMIEPRYQEILSKDVAEAIKDGIKVRVIAGEALGTKSPIYTRTPTMYLDYTLKPGAHLQQPIPISWNAFIYVLEGEGIFGNAKSSPTAAHHLLLLGTGDGLEVWNKSSKPLRFILVGGEPLGEPLVQFGPFVMNTQEEIDQTIDDFENYVNGFEKARHWRSESNLSLDC; this comes from the exons ATGGTTGAAGTGGTTGCTGGAATCCACACACCACCATTGCAACTAACCAAGATTGATCAAG ATATAAGGGCTGACGAAGAACTACAAGATGTTGAAAATTTGCTTGGAATGGTGGGACACAGTGAGGAGGAAGCATATAAATT GACTGGTTGTGATGCTAGTATCCGGTTTACAGTGACAAATGGTGAGTGGAAG GGATCATTCACACATGAAGATTTTGAGGGGCACAGAGGGACAATAGGAGCCGGTGACTTGCAATGGATGACTGCAGGAAGAGGTATTGTTCACTCAGAAATGCCTGCCGCCCAGGGAACCCAAAAGGGCCTACAGTTGTGGATCAACCTATCCCCCAAGCATAAAAT GATTGAACCAAGGTATCAAGAAATACTGAGCAAGGATGTTGCTGAAGCCATCAAAGATGGGATTAAGGTTAGAGTTATAGCCGGCGAGGCCTTGGGAACTAAATCACCAATCTACACTAGGACCCCAACTATGTATCTGGACTACACTCTCAAACCAGGAGCTCACCTTCAACAACCAATACCAATATCATGGAATGCCTTTATCTATGTCTTGGAAGGTGAAGGTATCTTTGGCAATGCAAAATCTTCACCCACCGCAGCTCACCACCTTCTTCTGCTAGGAACTGGGGATGGCTTGGAGGTATGGAACAAGTCCTCCAAACCTCTCAGATTCATTCTAGTTGGGGGTGAACCATTAGGCGAGCCACTAGTGCAGTTTGGACCCTTTGTGATGAACACACAAGAAGAGATTGACCAAACcattgatgattttgagaattACGTTAATGGTTTTGAGAAAGCCAGGCATTGGAGATCAGAAAGCAACCTTAGTCTTGATTGTTAG